From Caballeronia insecticola, a single genomic window includes:
- a CDS encoding ribonuclease catalytic domain-containing protein, with protein MNVFFEESGSFKAGAVLSKQGDAFQVELPGGRRAKVRAKDVLIEFDRPAAGDLMQEADAIAQGIDLDFLWECAPEDEFPFAALGADYFGDKFGAAERAALVLRMHGAPVYFRRKGRGQYQRAPQEQLQMALAGLERKRQQALVQAGYEEDLKAGKLPDALKDKAIGLITKPDKNTIEYKALEAAAAARGISQARLMLECGGIASPRALHEARFLSEHFPHGVGFPSVQPGAIPDDLPEADVEAFSIDDVTTTEIDDAFSVQHLADGRVRVGIHIAAPALGIARGDAIDAIARGRLSTVYMPGDKITMLPDNVVEVFTLGEGGLRPALSLYIIVNRETQEIVATETRAERVFVKSNLRHNHLDEHVTEESLAAGTGDYPHKADIAVLWPIAQALFEKRQQMRASFGLKREVQRNNDFNFYVDGEHITITPRRRGSPLDLIVAELAILANSSWGAFLNDHGVPGIYRSQRGFGGPGPKRTRMQTTPAPHEGLGVAQYAWSTSPLRRYVDLVNQWQLLACVQHGVTAKLAAPFKPKDADLFAVVQGFDDTYSAYADHQRRMEYFWCLRWLKQENRKQVAASVIKDDLVRLEEIPLILHVPGLGVHARGTRVMLEVVSIDELTVEASCRLLHVIDAPSAAPAEEDEVDEDIIESDDLSAESEAEAQAEASTQADETPPEAAGGAEESTEPTGS; from the coding sequence GTGAACGTTTTCTTCGAGGAATCGGGTAGTTTCAAGGCCGGCGCGGTGCTGTCCAAACAGGGCGACGCGTTCCAGGTCGAGTTGCCGGGCGGGCGCCGCGCGAAGGTGCGCGCGAAGGACGTGCTGATCGAATTCGACAGGCCCGCCGCCGGCGACCTGATGCAGGAGGCCGACGCCATCGCGCAGGGAATCGATCTCGATTTCCTGTGGGAATGCGCGCCCGAGGACGAATTCCCGTTCGCCGCGCTCGGCGCCGATTATTTCGGCGATAAATTCGGCGCTGCCGAACGCGCCGCGCTCGTTCTGCGCATGCATGGCGCGCCGGTCTATTTCCGCCGCAAGGGGCGCGGGCAGTATCAGCGCGCGCCGCAGGAACAGTTGCAGATGGCGCTGGCCGGGCTCGAACGCAAGCGTCAGCAGGCGCTGGTGCAGGCGGGCTACGAAGAAGACCTGAAGGCGGGCAAGTTGCCCGACGCGCTGAAGGACAAGGCCATCGGCCTGATCACGAAGCCCGACAAGAACACCATCGAATACAAGGCGCTCGAAGCAGCGGCCGCCGCGCGCGGCATTTCGCAGGCGCGGCTGATGCTCGAATGCGGCGGCATTGCGTCGCCGCGCGCGTTGCACGAAGCGCGCTTTCTGTCGGAACATTTTCCGCACGGCGTCGGTTTTCCGTCGGTGCAGCCGGGAGCGATTCCCGACGATCTGCCCGAGGCAGATGTCGAAGCGTTTTCCATCGACGACGTCACCACCACCGAAATCGACGACGCGTTTTCCGTCCAGCATCTCGCCGACGGCCGCGTGCGCGTGGGCATCCACATCGCGGCGCCGGCGCTCGGCATTGCACGCGGCGACGCCATCGACGCGATCGCGCGCGGGCGCCTGTCCACCGTCTACATGCCGGGCGACAAGATCACGATGCTGCCCGACAACGTCGTCGAGGTATTTACGCTCGGCGAAGGCGGGCTGCGTCCGGCGCTTTCGCTGTACATCATCGTGAATCGCGAGACACAGGAAATCGTCGCGACGGAAACGCGTGCCGAACGCGTGTTCGTGAAGAGCAATCTGCGCCACAACCATCTCGACGAACACGTCACCGAGGAAAGCCTCGCCGCGGGCACGGGCGACTATCCGCACAAGGCGGACATCGCCGTGTTGTGGCCGATCGCGCAGGCGCTGTTCGAGAAGCGCCAACAGATGCGCGCGAGCTTCGGTCTCAAGCGCGAAGTGCAGCGCAACAACGACTTCAACTTCTATGTCGATGGCGAGCACATCACGATCACGCCGCGCCGTCGCGGCTCGCCGCTCGATCTGATCGTCGCCGAACTGGCGATTCTCGCGAACTCGTCGTGGGGCGCGTTCCTCAACGATCATGGCGTGCCGGGCATCTATCGCTCGCAGCGCGGTTTCGGCGGTCCCGGACCGAAGCGCACGCGCATGCAGACCACACCCGCGCCGCACGAAGGCCTGGGCGTCGCGCAGTATGCATGGAGCACCTCGCCGCTGCGCCGCTATGTCGATCTCGTCAATCAGTGGCAGTTGCTCGCGTGCGTGCAGCATGGCGTCACGGCGAAGCTGGCCGCGCCGTTCAAGCCGAAGGACGCGGATCTCTTCGCCGTCGTGCAGGGTTTCGACGATACCTATAGCGCCTACGCCGATCATCAGCGCCGCATGGAATATTTCTGGTGCCTGCGCTGGCTCAAGCAGGAAAACCGCAAGCAGGTGGCGGCGTCGGTGATCAAGGACGATCTCGTGCGACTGGAAGAAATTCCGCTGATCCTGCACGTGCCGGGTCTCGGCGTGCATGCGCGCGGCACGCGCGTGATGCTGGAAGTGGTGTCGATCGACGAACTGACGGTCGAAGCGTCGTGCCGTCTGCTGCATGTGATCGATGCGCCGTCCGCCGCGCCGGCCGAGGAAGACGAAGTCGACGAGGACATCATCGAGAGCGACGATCTTTCGGCGGAAAGCGAAGCGGAGGCGCAGGCGGAAGCATCGACGCAAGCCGATGAAACGCCGCCGGAAGCCGCAGGCGGCGCAGAGGAATCGACGGAGCCGACCGGATCATGA
- a CDS encoding YqiA/YcfP family alpha/beta fold hydrolase produces the protein MILYLHGFRSSPQSFKARVMHARLAELGRLGQWQCPALPVSPFDAVTLAESLAAGENTSDVTVVGSSLGGYYATYLAEKHGWRAVLLNPAVVPQRDLSKYLGDQPLWHGGGSITVLPRHLDELRALAVASVTRPERYYLIAATGDEVLDYRTMLDHYPGVRTTLIQGGDHAISDFPAHLADVLAFCDQAPPPRVAPAAA, from the coding sequence GTGATTCTCTATCTGCACGGCTTTCGCTCGTCTCCCCAGTCGTTCAAGGCGCGCGTGATGCACGCGCGGCTCGCCGAACTCGGGCGGCTCGGCCAATGGCAGTGCCCGGCGTTGCCGGTCTCTCCGTTCGACGCCGTCACGCTGGCGGAATCGCTCGCGGCGGGCGAGAACACGAGCGATGTGACCGTCGTCGGCAGTTCGCTCGGCGGCTATTACGCGACCTATCTCGCGGAGAAACACGGCTGGCGCGCCGTTCTGCTCAATCCCGCCGTGGTGCCGCAGCGCGATCTGAGCAAGTATCTGGGCGACCAGCCCTTGTGGCACGGCGGCGGCAGCATCACCGTGCTGCCGCGTCATCTCGACGAGTTGCGCGCGCTCGCGGTTGCGTCTGTCACGCGGCCCGAGCGCTACTATCTGATCGCGGCGACGGGCGACGAAGTGCTCGATTACCGCACGATGCTCGACCACTATCCCGGCGTGCGCACCACGCTGATCCAGGGCGGCGATCACGCGATCAGCGACTTCCCGGCCCATCTCGCCGACGTGCTCGCCTTCTGCGATCAGGCGCCTCCTCCACGAGTCGCGCCGGCAGCGGCCTGA
- the mpl gene encoding UDP-N-acetylmuramate:L-alanyl-gamma-D-glutamyl-meso-diaminopimelate ligase yields the protein MHIHILGICGTFMGGLAVLAREAGHKVTGCDAGVYPPMSTQLEAQGIELIEGYGVEQLALEPDLFVIGNVVTRGNPLMEAILDRGLPYTSGPQWLGEHVLAGKWVLAVAGTHGKTTTSSMLAWLLEDAGMNPGFLIGGVPLNFGISARLTESSFFVIEADEYDTAFFDKRSKFVHYRPRTAVLNNLEFDHADIFPDLAAIETQFHHLVRTVPGVGRIVTNGREAALERVLTRGCWSGVERFGVEGGWQALPVTEGAPVDQQFAVYWEGVRQGVVDWQVQGEHNRMNALAAIAAARSVGVPAAQSAKSLADFRNVKRRMEVKGSVDRVTVYDDFAHHPTAIDTTVAGLRTRVGQARILAVLEPRSNTMKLGTMKAQLPASLADADLVFGYGAREGRDKLGWDLAEALAPLGAKAQAFNEIEPLVKAVAAAARPGDHVLVMSNGGFGGVHQKLLDALSARGAGGHA from the coding sequence ATGCACATCCACATCCTCGGCATCTGCGGCACCTTCATGGGCGGTCTCGCCGTGCTGGCGCGCGAAGCGGGCCACAAGGTCACCGGTTGCGACGCGGGCGTTTATCCGCCGATGAGCACGCAACTCGAAGCTCAGGGCATCGAGCTGATCGAAGGCTATGGCGTCGAGCAACTTGCGCTCGAGCCGGATCTGTTCGTCATCGGCAATGTGGTGACGCGCGGCAATCCATTGATGGAAGCGATCCTCGATCGCGGCCTGCCTTACACCTCCGGTCCGCAGTGGCTCGGCGAACATGTGCTGGCGGGCAAATGGGTGCTCGCGGTGGCGGGCACGCACGGCAAGACCACGACGAGCTCGATGCTCGCCTGGCTGCTCGAAGACGCGGGCATGAACCCGGGCTTTCTGATCGGCGGGGTGCCGCTCAACTTCGGCATCTCGGCGCGGCTGACGGAGTCGAGCTTCTTCGTGATCGAGGCGGACGAGTACGACACCGCCTTCTTCGACAAGCGCTCGAAGTTCGTCCACTATCGGCCGCGCACGGCAGTGCTCAACAATCTCGAATTCGATCACGCCGATATCTTTCCTGATCTCGCCGCCATCGAAACGCAATTTCATCATCTCGTGCGCACGGTGCCGGGCGTCGGGCGCATTGTCACGAACGGGCGCGAAGCGGCGCTCGAGCGCGTGCTCACGCGCGGCTGCTGGTCGGGCGTCGAGCGCTTCGGCGTCGAAGGCGGCTGGCAGGCGCTGCCCGTTACCGAAGGCGCGCCCGTCGATCAGCAATTTGCCGTGTACTGGGAGGGCGTGCGTCAGGGCGTCGTCGACTGGCAGGTGCAGGGCGAGCACAATCGCATGAATGCGCTCGCGGCAATCGCGGCGGCGCGCTCCGTGGGCGTGCCGGCGGCGCAGTCGGCGAAGTCGCTCGCGGATTTTCGCAACGTCAAGCGGCGCATGGAAGTGAAGGGCAGCGTGGACCGCGTCACCGTCTATGACGACTTCGCGCATCATCCGACCGCGATCGATACGACCGTCGCCGGCCTGCGCACGCGCGTCGGCCAGGCGCGCATTCTCGCCGTGCTGGAGCCGCGCTCGAACACCATGAAGCTCGGCACGATGAAGGCGCAGTTGCCCGCGAGCCTCGCGGATGCGGACCTGGTGTTCGGCTACGGCGCGCGCGAAGGCCGCGACAAGCTCGGCTGGGATCTGGCCGAAGCACTGGCGCCGCTCGGTGCCAAGGCGCAGGCATTCAACGAAATCGAACCCTTGGTGAAGGCGGTCGCGGCGGCCGCGCGTCCCGGCGACCACGTGCTCGTGATGAGCAACGGCGGCTTCGGCGGCGTCCACCAGAAACTGCTCGACGCGCTCTCGGCGCGTGGCGCAGGAGGACATGCGTGA
- the aroE gene encoding shikimate dehydrogenase, whose translation MSQKDQYAVIGNPVEHSKSPWIHAKFAEQTGEAIEYGRILGPLDGFTREVERFIAAGGRGMNVTVPFKLEAHALADSLSPRAAAAGAVNTLSFGPDGVRGDNTDGVGLVRDIEANLGVSLKGARILLLGAGGAARGVVLPVFDRAPAALTIVNRTAAKALQLVDQFASNAAESGVRFAGGGAESAAAERYDVVINATAGSLDAALPDCDDRAFGAGTLAYDMMYGAQPTVFMQHAAKLGARAADGLGMLVEQAAESFFIWRGVRPDGGAVLRELRRTLAAHV comes from the coding sequence ATGAGCCAGAAAGACCAGTACGCGGTGATCGGCAATCCGGTCGAGCACAGCAAGTCGCCGTGGATTCACGCGAAGTTCGCCGAACAGACTGGCGAGGCCATCGAATACGGCCGCATTCTCGGTCCGCTCGACGGCTTCACGCGCGAAGTGGAGCGCTTCATCGCGGCGGGCGGGCGCGGCATGAACGTCACCGTGCCGTTCAAGCTCGAAGCCCACGCGCTCGCCGACTCGCTTTCGCCGCGCGCGGCGGCGGCGGGCGCGGTGAACACGCTGTCGTTCGGGCCGGACGGCGTGCGCGGCGACAACACCGACGGCGTCGGGCTCGTGCGCGACATCGAAGCGAATCTCGGCGTGAGTCTCAAGGGCGCGCGCATCCTGCTGCTCGGCGCGGGCGGCGCGGCGCGCGGCGTCGTGCTGCCGGTCTTCGACCGCGCGCCGGCGGCGCTCACGATCGTCAATCGCACGGCGGCGAAGGCGCTTCAGCTCGTCGATCAGTTCGCGTCGAACGCAGCCGAAAGCGGCGTGCGCTTCGCGGGCGGCGGCGCGGAGAGCGCCGCGGCCGAACGTTACGACGTGGTCATCAACGCGACCGCCGGCAGCCTCGACGCCGCGTTGCCCGATTGCGACGACCGCGCATTCGGCGCGGGCACGCTCGCCTACGACATGATGTACGGCGCGCAGCCGACCGTCTTCATGCAGCACGCGGCGAAGCTCGGCGCGCGCGCGGCGGACGGTCTCGGCATGCTGGTCGAGCAGGCCGCCGAATCGTTCTTCATCTGGCGCGGCGTGCGCCCGGACGGCGGCGCGGTGCTGCGCGAACTGCGCCGGACGCTCGCCGCTCACGTCTGA